AGCGCATTGGCGACGAGCGCGAGGCCGATGCCGGTATTGCCGGCGGTGCCCTCGACGATGACGCCGCCCGGCTTCAGCGCGCCGCCCGCAATGGCGGCCTGGACGATGGAGAGGGCGGCGCGGTCCTTCACCGAGCCGCCGGGATTCATGAACTCCGCCTTGCCGAGGATGCGGCAGCCGGTCGCCTTCGAGGCCGCGCGCAATTCGATGAGCGGGGTGGCGCCAATCGCTTCGATGACATTTTCGGCGAATTTCATGGAGCTCTTTTCCTCTCCGCGGGATATGTCGCGCTAGCCTATGGGCAAAGGAGAAGCAAGGATTATTCCGCTTCCGAGCGCAGGCGGAATGTCGCGCGATGGGTCGCGCTCTCGCCCGGGCGGAGAATGCGCATGGACGGCTTCTCATAGAGATCGCCGCAAAAATCCTCGGGGTCGCCGTGGCCGGTCCAGGCCTCGATGCAGAGAAAGGGCGACGGGGGCCGCGACCACAGCGCGATATGCGGAAAATCGTCGAGCTCGATGCAAAGGTTCGCGCCGGCGCCGTTGTCGTAAGCGAGGCGCCGGCTCGCGGCGTCGAGGAAGCACAGCGCCTCCTCGGCCAGCAGCTCGCGCGTCAACGGCAGCGCGGCGCCGTCGAGCGGGACCGGCCGGCGGCGCGCCGAGAACAAGCCGCCCGGCGCGATGACCGGAACCTCGGGGCGCTCGGCGCGCTCGAAGCGGATCATATGCGGGGCCCGCGAGCCGGCCAAGGGCCAGCGGAAGCCCGGATGCAGGCCGGCCGCATAGGGCAGGGGACGCTCGTCGCGATTGATCGCGCGGAGCGCGACCTCGAGCTCCCCGGGCCGCAGCGCATAGCGCGCCTCCAGCCGAAAGGCGAAAGGGTAGAGGGCCAGCGTCTCGGCGTCCGCGTCGAGCACGAAGCGCGCCGAGGTCTCCGACCGCTCGGCGAGCGCGAAGCGCTTGTGCCGCGCGAAGCCGTGCAGGCCGAGCGGAAACTCGCGGTCGCCGACGCGGGCGCGGCCGTTGCGCGTCCAGCCGACGACGGGAAACAGCAGCGGCGCGGTCTCGCTCCAGACGGCGGCGTCGGGCGACCACAGCAGCTCGGCGCCTCGCGCCCGCCAGGAGGAGAGCTGCGCGCCGAGCGGCGAGACGGCGGCGTCATCATCGTCGCCGGCGCGGAGGAGAATCGGTTCGCTCATAGCGTGAGCGTGCCTGTTTCTCAGCGCTGCGCAAGGCCGGACGGCGATGCTGCGGTCAACGCGTAGGTATGGTTACAGTTCGGTAACGCCGATTGGAGAAATTGCTGGACATCGACTGTCGAGGAGGCGGGGATGGATGCGTTCGAGATCAGCGAGACAGGAACGAATTGCCGGCCGGCGGCGCTCATGCGCGACACGCAGAGCCGCGGGCGGCGTGACGCTGCGGCGGCCGTGACGCCGCTGCGTCGCCAGCGGGCGACGCTCTCCCTCGCGCAGCTCATTCGCGCCGCAATGCTGCTGGCGGCAGGCTTCGCTTGCGCCGCGGGGCTTCGCGCCGGCTCGGCGGGAGCGCAGACATGGTCGAAAGATGGGATGCCGGCGCATGTGCGGATGGTGAACGGCGACCGCTAAAATCAGCTGCGTCATTGACTTAAAGGGGTCGACCGAGGCTTCGCCCCGCGTCGCGAAGGCCGCTCCCCGCGCCACATGGGGCGAGGGCGGCCGCTGGCCGACGCCGCGAGCGTGGCATTACGTACGGATTCAAGGATTAAGGTTAAGCGAAAGCTAATAGGGCGCGCCCGGCGAAATTGCGATACATAGGGAGCCGGTGGGACTGCGGCGGCGTGACCCCGCAGCGTAGCGAAGCGTTCGAGAGCGTGACAAATGGCGCAAGCGTCGGATTTGATCGGAAGCATGCAGCCTCCCGTGTCTTTCGCGGAGAGGCTCGCAGGTTCGGAGGCGTTCGGCGCCCTGTTCCGGGAGGGCATGGCGCTGGTCGAGGAGGCGGCCGCCTATCTCGACGGCTCCGGCCGCGACGACGCCAAATCTCTGCCGCGCCCTGAGGCGCTGGCCTATGCCGCCGAGAGCATGCGGCTGACGACCCGTCTCATGCAGATCGCCTCCTGGCTGCTGCTGCAGCGCGCCGTGAATCAGGGCGAGATCACTAGGGTCCAGGCGGCGAGCGACAAGCACAAGGTGCGGTTGTCGCAGCAGGAGCTGGCCTCCAATCCGGAGATATTCTCGCATCTGCCCGAGAAGCTGCGCGACCTCGCCATTCACTCGCTGCGCCTGCAGGCGCGCGTGATCCATCTCGATCAGCTGATCTATGGCGCGTCCGTCGCGCCGCAGAGAACCACCGAGCCGAGCCCGGTCGAGGCGCAGCTGCAGAAGCTGCGCAACGCTTTCGCGACGGGAATGTAAAGCTCAGGAGCGTCGTTGGGCAGGGCAATCGGGCGAAGGATCCCCACCCTCCCGAGGAGCCGCCGTAGGCGGCGTATCGAAGGGCGGCCGTGGGGCGAAATCTTCAGGTCTCTTCCCGTTGCGCCGTCCTTCGAGACGCCTGCTTCGCGGGCTCCTCAGGACGAGGGTCGTGGATAAGTCCCTTCACCCCGATCGCCATGCATCGAGGGGGAGCGCCGCCCGAAGCGGCTTCTCTCACTTCTTGCCGAAGGACATATTGCCGAAGCGCGAGTTGAAGCGCGACAGACGGCCGCCGCGGTCGAGCAGCTGCTGCGAGCCGCCGGTCCAGGCCGGATGCGTCTTGGGGTCGATGTCGAGATTGAGGATGTCCCCCTCCGAGCCCCAGGTCGAGCGGGTGAAATACTCCGACCCGTCGGTCATGACGACCTTGATCGTATGGTATTCGGGGTGGATTTCCTTTTTCATTCTCTCGTCCTCGACATCCTGCAGGAATTGCGGCGCTCTTAGCGCAATGCGCGCAAAGGAGCAAGCGCGCCCATCGGCGCCGCGTCAGGCGGCGAGCAGCCGCTGCACCTCGTTGACGAGATCGCGAAGATGGAAGGGCTTGGAGAGGATCTTGGCTTGGCGGGGAGCCTGATTGTCCGGATTGAGGGCGACCGCGGCGAAGCCGGTGATGAACATCACCTTGATCTCGGGATCGAGCTCGGTGGCGCGGCGGGCGAGCTCTATGCCGTCCATCTCCGGCATGACGATGTCGGTGAGCAGCAGCTCGAAAGGCTCCACCCGCAGCTGGTCATAAGCGGCGAGGCCGTTGTCGAAGGATTTGACGGCGAATCCGGCCGTCTGCAGCGCGCGCACCAGAAAGCGCCGCATGTCGTTGTCGTCCTCCGCCAGAAGGATCTTCGCGGAAATCTTCTCGGTCATATCGTTCCTCGCCTGTTTGCCTCATAAGGACGCACTTTGGTAAAAATCGGGTGAAACGAAGAAGACGCGGCGACGCTCGCGCCGCCTTGCCCTGGCCCTTGTTTCGCATATCGATAAAAATTCGGGAATCCCCGAGCCGATCGGTCTATGGTGCCGGGTCGGACGAAGCGCGAGCACGGACCAAGCGCGAAACGATCGAGGGTGAGGTCGATGAGTTCCGAGCCGTTGCAGGACGAGGATAGCGCGCAGGCGCAGGACGGCGCCGCGTCGCCCGATGCGGGAATCGGCGCGCCTTTCGAGGTGATCGAGCCCGAGGAGCTGGTCTCCCCGCTGGTCTTCTCCTCTCCCCATTCGGGCGACATCTATCCCGCCGGCTTTCTCGCCAGCTCGCGGCTCGACATTGCGAGCCTGCGCCGCTCCGAGGATGCGCATGTGCATGCGCTGTTCGGCCTCGCGCCGACGGCGGGCGCGCCGCTCATCAAGGCGCATTTCCCGCGCGCCTATCTCGATCTCAACCGCGAGCCCTATGAGCTCGATCCGCGCATGTTCGAGGATGCGCTGCCAGAGTTCGTCAACACGCGCTCGCTGCGGGTCGCCGCCGGCCTCGGCACCATTCCGCGCGTCGTCGCCGACGCGCGCGAGATCTACGCCGAGCGGCTGCGCGTCGACGAGGCGCTGCGCCGCATCGACAGCCTGCACAAGCCCTATCACGCCGCGCTGCGCGGGCTGGTGGAGCGCGCGCGGCGCCGCTTCGGCGTCGCTCTGCTCGTCGATTGCCATTCGATGCCGTCGAATGTCGCCAAGGAGAGCCAGACGCCGCGCGGCGACAAGCGCAAGCCCGATTTCGTGCTCGGCGACCGCTTCGGCGCCAGCTGCTCGGCGGAGATCGTCGAGACCATCGAGGCGCGGCTGCGGCAATGGGGCTATCACGTGCAGCGCAACCGTCCCTATGCGGGCGGCTATATCACCGAGCATTACGGCCGTCCGGCCGCCGGCTCGCATGCGGTGCAGATCGAGATCGCGCGCAATCTCTACATGGACGAGAACGATCTCGCGCGCAATGACGCGTTCGAGCTGCTGGTCGCGCGGCTCGGCGAGCTGGCGCGGCTGCTGGCGCAGACGGTCGGACCGCGCGAGCAGCGCGCCGCCGCCGAATAGCCGCGAAGAGCCGACCAGCCGCGAGGAAAAGAGAGCGCATGTCCGCCGTCGATTTCGAGAAATTCGTCGAGCGTCTCGCCGATGCTTCGGGCGAGGCGATCCTGCCGTTCTTCCGCACCAGCCTCGCGACGGAGGACAAGGCCCATGGCGGCGTCTTCGATCCGGTGACCGAGGCCGACCGCGCCGCCGAGATCGCCATGCGGCGGCTCATCGAGAGCGCTTTTCCGAGCCATGGAATCGTCGGCGAGGAATTCGGCGATGTGCGCGCCGACGCCGAATATGTCTGGGTGCTCGATCCGATCGACGGCACCAAGAGCTTCATCTGCGGCCTGCCCCTGTGGGGCACGTTGATCGGCCTCACTCATAATGGCCGCCCCTGCTACGGGCTGATGCATCAGCCGTTCACGCGCGAGCGTTTTTCAGGAGACGGGGAGGCGGCCTATTGGCGCGGGCCGGCGCGCCGCCATGCGGAGCCCGCGTGGAAAGCGCAGCAAGCCGCCGCCGCCGAGGAGCGCCGCAAGCTGAGCGTGCGCGCCTGCGCGAGCCTCGCAGACGCCACCTTGATGACGACCTCGCCGAAGCTGATCGATGAGAGCCTGCGCGACGCCTTCTTCCGCGTCGAGGCGAAGACGCGCCTCTCGCGCTACGGCGGCGATTGCTATGCTTATTGCGCGCTGGCGGCGGGCCATGTCGATCTCGTGATCGAGACCAATCTCAACCCTTACGACATTGTCGCGCTGATCCCGATCGTCGAAGGCGCGGGAGGAATCGTCACCACCTGGGACGGCGGCTCGGCGGCGCAGGGCGGGGCGATCATCGCGGTGGGCGATCGCCGCATCCATGAGGCGGCGATGCGGATGCTGGCGGACGGTTGAAAACGGGCGACTCGCGCCGCCCGTCCTTTCGTTCGTTCAACTCGTCTTTCGTTCAGCTCGACACGCGCTGGCATTCGTCGGCGCAGGCTTTGCACGCGTCGCCGCAATTCTTGCATTCGGAATATTGCGGGAAGCGGTCGCATTCCTTCTTGCAGGCCATGCACACGTCATAGACCGTCTTGGCGAGCGCCGGCGTCGCCGACGAGTTGACCGCCGACAGCGTCTCCAGCGCCGCGCAGGCGGCGACGAGATCATAGGAGGCCTTGGTGCAGTCGGCCATGCTGGTGTCGTTCATCGACAGCATGCCGAAGCAATGGCGCAGGCACTCATTGCCGGTCGACACGCATTTGGCGCTCGTCTCCATCAGCGCGTGATATTTCGCCGGATGGTGATGCACAGGCGCGCCCGGCGCGAGACCTTGCGTCGTTTGCGCAAAGGCGCGGCTCGCCGAGGCCGCGGCCGCGGCGGCGCCGATGGCGGCGACGAATTGGCGGCGTTCCATTGGTCGTTCCTCTCGTGTTCGAGAAAGCTGCGCCCCACTTGGAGCGCTGTCACGAAATATCAACGCGTCCCGCCCGCGGCGCGTTGCGAAGCAATGGCGCCAACTCCATTTATTTCGTCTCTCGAGGAGGGAAAGATGGAGCAGACCGTCACGTTCTCGCTCGCGCGCAGCGATGCGGAAGCGCTCGTCGGGACGCTGCGGCGGCGGGCGGAGCGTCTATGCGACATTCGCCGCGAGCTGTGCGAGCCCGAAGAGGGAGACGAGCTCGAGCGGCAAGAGCGCGCTTTTTTCGAAGCGGAGAACGCCGTGGTCGAGCGCGTTCTCGCCGTGCTGGACGGAGCGCTCTCGGCGGCGGCGCACGCCTGAGCCCCTGCTCAGGCGGCGTCGTCCCAGACCAGCGGTCGGCGGATCTCGCCGCGCGCCTCGGGACATTTCGCCAGCAGCAGGCGCAGCACCACGGCGAGATCGGCGGCGACATGCGGCAAGCCGAGATCGGCGAAGCCGCGCGGCGAGGATGATGTCGCGCACCGCCTCCGCGCCGCGATGGCGGTTGAGCAGATAGCTGTCGAGCCTGCGCGCATGAGCGTCCGAGGGCGCCGACGATGGTTCGGCGAGCAGGCCCGAGCGCTCCAGGGATTGCGTGAGAAGGGTCATGCATCGGCTCCGTTGAGTCGATGCGCGGTCTAGCGTTCCGAGACTGACCTTTCGTGACGACTTTCCTGTGGAAACTACTGAAGCAGCGTCGCCTCGTCCGCAGCGATCCGGTCCAGCAGGCGCTCGGCCGAATCGGCGACCTTGAGCCAGACCTCGTGCCCTTCGTCGTCGCCGGCGCGCTGCAGGTCGAGCGCGCGCTCGCGCGCCTTCGACGGAGCTTTGCCGGCGAGCCGATGCGTGAGCACGCGGGCGTGGATCTCCACGGCCTGCTCGAGAGAAATCTCCATTGCGTCAACTCCTCCCGCCTCCGGGGCGGGTTGTCTTGCGGCCTCCCCGGATCTGTCACATGGCCGCGGCGCGACGCCGATGCGGCGGATCGTCGCATTTGCGCCGCATCGGCGTCAGACCGCCGCCGCGATCTGCGCGCCGGCCGCCGCACGCCGGCGCTCGACCGCCTCGGCGAGACGGCGCAGGCAGTCGAGCGATCGCGGCCAGTCGAGGCAGCCGTCGGTGACGCTCTGCCCATAGACGAGCGGCCGTCCGGCGACGAGGTCTTGACGCCCCCCGACGAGATGACTTTCGATCATCACGCCGATGACGCTGCGCTCGCAGGCTTCGATCCGCTGCGCCAGCTCATCGATCACATGGGGCTGATTCTCCGGCTTCTTGCCGCTGTTGGCGTGTGAGGCGTCGACCATCACATAGGGCGAGACGCCGGATTTTTCCGCCTCGGCGCAGGCGGCTGCGACGCTCACGGCGTCATGGTTCGGCGTCTTTCCGCCGCGCAGGATGATGTGGCAATCCTCATTGCCGCGGGTCGCGGCGATGGCGCAGCGCCCGTCCTTGGTGACGGCGAGGAAATGATGCGGCTGCGCGGCCGAGAGCGCCGCGTCGACGGCGATGCGCACATTGCCGTCGGTGCCGTTCTTGAAACCGATGGGGCAGGAGAGGCCCGAGGCGAGCTCGCGATGCACCTGGCTCTCGGTCGTGCGCGCGCCGATCGCGCCCCAGCCGACGAGATCGGCGGTATATTGCGGCGTCGTCATGTCGAGGAATTCGCAGCCCGCCGGCAGGCCGAGCTCATTCACCTCGAGCAGCAGGCGCCGCGCCAGCCGCAGCCCCGTCTCGATGTCGAAGCTGCCGTCGAGACGCGGATCGTTGATGAGGCCCTTCCAGCCGACGGTGGTGCGCGGCTTCTCGAAATAGACGCGCATGATGATCAGCAGCCGATCGGCAAATTCGTCGCGCGCTGCGGCGAGACGGCGCGCATAATCGAGCGCGGCGTCGGCATCGTGAATGGAGCACGGGCCGATGACGACGGCGAGACGGTCGTCGCGGCCGCGCAGGATCTCGCGCAGCGCGGCGCGGGCGGAAGCGACGACGCGGCTCGCGCTCTCGCTGCGCGGCAATTCGCGCATGATCTCGGCGGGCGGGGTCAGCTCTTTGATTTTGACGATGCGCAGATCGTCGGTTTCGGTCGGCACGGCGCGGCTCCTCTTCTGTGGGGGCCGGCGGCGCAAAAAAGCCGCCAGCGGGTCTGGCGGCTCCAGGGATTTTCGCGGGCTTCTGGGTCTCTAGTCGACCATCCGCATCGCTCCCTTCGCCGCCGGCGCGAGATAGCCGAAAAACCAATAGAAGGGCGCAGCGGGGACGAAGGTCATGGGGCGGCAGTTAAATCGGCGCGCGCGATCCTGTCAAGCGTCCGCGAGCGCGAAGAAAGGGCCGGGGACGCCGGCCCTTCGCAGGCGAGCCGTCGCGCGCGCTCAGTCGCAGACCGTCACGTCGCGGAAATAGCGCACATTGCCCCAGCGATCGGTGACGGGACGGCGGCTGACATAGCAATCGGAATCGGTGATCGCGTCCAGCGCGAGCGCGCCGAGCGCGCTGGCGGCGACGTCGCCCGCGTCGGGGCCATGATCATGATGATAGTGGCGCGAGTGCGCGTCGGCGGAGAGGGTCGAGCCCGCGAGGGCGAAGGCCAGCAGGCCTGCGGTGAAAAGCGTTTTGATCATGGTCGCGCTCCGTGAAACGAAATGGCGTCGCTCATCCTCGGCGAGCCTCGCGACCTTACGAAAGGCTCGCCGCGCGCGATGTGCGCCGGCGCACATCGCGGTTTCGCCATGCGAGCCTCCAAGGCTCGCCTTTGTCCCGGAACGTCATTCCTCGCTCTGCGCCAGCAGCTTCGCCTGATGATCCGTCGTCAGCGCGTCGAAGATCTCGTCGAGCTCGCCCTCGATCACGCGATCGAGCTTGTACAGCGTCAGATTGATGCGATGGTCGGTGACGCGGCCTTGCGGAAAATTATAGGTGCGGATGCGTTCCGAGCGGTCGCCCGAGCCGACCTGCGCCTTGCGGTCGGCGGCGCGCGCGCTGTCCAATCGTTGGCGCTCGGCGTCGAAGAGGCGTGAACGCAGCACTTCCATCGCCTTGGCCCTGTTGCGATGCTGCGAGCGCTCCTCCTGCATCATCACCACTATTCCCGAGGGCAGATGCGTGATGCGGATCGCCGATTCGGTCTTGTTCACATGCTGGCCGCCGGCGCCGCCGGAGCGCATGGTCTCGATCTGCAGATCCTTGTCGTCGATGGCGACATCGACTTCCTCGGCCTGCGGCAGCACCGCGACTGTCGCCGCGGATGTGTGGATGCGTCCCTGCGTCTCGGTCGCCGGCACGCGCTGCACGCGATGCACGCCAGATTCGAATTTCAATCGCGCATAGACGCCGCGTCCAGAGATCTCGGCGACGATTTCCTTATAGCCGCCGAGCGCGCCCTCGCTCGCCGAGAGAATCTCGACGCCCCAGCCTTTGACGCCGGCGTATTTCTGATAGGCGCGGAAGAGATCGCCGGCGAAGAGCGCGGCCTCGTCGCCGCCCGTTCCCGCGCGCACCTCGAGAATGACGCCCTTCTCGTCGGCCGAATCCTTCGGCAGCAGCGCGAGCTTCAACTCCTGCTCGGCGCTCGCGAGCGCGCTTTCGGCCGCGTCGAGCTCGCCCTCGACGAAGGCGCGCATCTCGGGCTCGAGCGCAGGATCGGCCAGCATCTCGCCGAGGCCGGCGATCTCGGCGCTGGTCGCGCGCCAGGTCCTGATTCTGGCGACCACATCGTCCAGCGTGGCGAGCTCGCGCGACAGCGCGACGAAGCTCGCGGCGTCCGGCCCGGCGGCGAGCCTGGCGCCGATCTCATCGTGGCGGCGGAGAATGAGGTCGAGCTTGTCTTGTGCGAACATGTCCGGTCCGAGGCCAATGCGAGCGTCTCCTTTAGCCGCTTCAGGGCGGAAAGCGAGAGAAATGGCGGGCGAAAGGAGGGGATGCGGCATAGCACAGGCTCGGCGCACCGAGTGCGTCGTTAGAGCACGGGGCCAAACCGGGTTCACAGCTTGTTCACGACAGTGCTATTTTCTAGCCTCCGTTGCATAGGGGGAGGCTTTGTCATGAGTTTTTTCACAATTTCGTGCATGTCGGGGGTCGTCGCGGCCGCGGCGCCTCGGTGGCTCGCCGTCGCGATCCTCTCTCTTTCCCTCGCCGCGCCCGCCGTCGCAGCGAGCGCGTCGCGCACGCGGCTCATGGCCCAGCCCGGTTCTTCGAAAGCCGGCCTCGCGGTGAAGCTCATCGCCGAGGTCGATGGCCTCGGCGGCGGCGCGCCGACGGGGACGGTGAGCTTTTCCGAAGGCGGCGTCGCGCTGGGCGCGGGAACGCTGTCGGCCTTTGGCGCCGGGCAGGCGACGCTGGCGTCGGCTTGCGCGCTGACCAGCGTCGGCGGCGTCATGTGCTGGGGCTATAATGAATTCGGCGCAGTCGGCGACGGGACGACGACGGATCGACCTTCACCGGTCGCGGTGTCCGGCCTGTCCGGCGGCGTCGTCGCGATCACGACAGGAGCGTTGCATGCCTGCGCGCTGACGGTCGCGGGCGCCGTGCTCTGCTGGGGCTCGAACGCCAATGGTCAGATCGGCGATGGGACGATGACGAATCGTCTGACGCCGGTCGCCGTATCGGGTCTTTCGAGCGGGGTCGTCGCGATCGCGGCGGGCCAATTCCACAATTGCGCCCTGACCAGCGCGGGCGCCGTCCTTTGCTGGGGTTGGGACGGACTCGGTCAACTCGGCGATGGAGTGGAGAATTACTATGTGAATCGTCTCACGCCGGTCGGCGCCTGGGGGCTTTCGAGCGGCGTCGTCTCGATCACGGCGGGCGACAATCACAGTTGCGCGGTGATGAGAGGCGGCGCCGCACGATGCTGGGGTCAAAATCACCGAGGCCAGCTCGGCGACGGGACGACGACGGAGCGTAGTAAGCCTGTCGCCGTTACCGGTCTTGCGGGTGGCGTCGCCGCGATCATGGCCGGAGGGGTCCATACTTGCGCGGTGACCAGCGCCCATGCCGTCAAATGTTGGGGCTACAACTACTATGGCCAGGTCGGCGACGGGACGACGACGACTCGCATCACCCCGGTGGCCGTGTCTGGCCTCTCGAGCGGCGTCGTCGCGCTCGCGGCCGGCTACGGTCATAATTGCGCGCTGAAAGGCGACGGCGGGCTCTGGTGCTGGGGGCGCAACTACTTCGGCCAGGTCGGCGACAGGACGACGACGCATCGCGCCACGCCCGTTTCCGTGCCCGGCCATACGAGAGGCGTGCTCGCGATCGCGCTGGGCGGCGATCATAGCTGCGTTTCGGTCGGCGGCGGGATCGTCCGATGCTGGGGTAACAACTGGCATGGCGAGCTCGGCGACGGAACGTTCAAGAACCGTCTCGCCCCGGCGCCGATTCCCGGCTTCACGGCGCTGATCCGTGCGCGGGCGTCCATGCTGACCAATTCGCTCGCCGTCGGGTCGCATACGCTGCAAGCGAGCTTTCCGGGCGACGCCGCGCATTCGGCGTCGAGCGGATCGCAGTCGCACAGCATCGTCCCGTGACGCTGGCTCGGCGCGCCGCTCGGCCGTGAAACAAAAGCGAATGCGGCGCTCCGCCGCGAGCGGCGGCCGAGAGGTGCGTCGTTAGAGCGCGGGGCCGAACCGGGGTCGAAGCTTGTTCACGACAGGACGATTTCCTAGCCTCCGTTGACGTTGCGGAGGCTTCATCATGAGTTGTTTCAAAATTTTGTGCATCGCTCTGTCTGTCACGGCGGCTCCGGCCGTCGGGACGCATCGGCTGCAGGCGAGCTATCCGGGTGAAGGAGCGCATGGCCCGTCGAGCCGGCTGCATACGCACTTCGTCGTCCCTTGACGGCCGAACGGATAGGCCGGTCCGAACGCGTCGAGCCGCCAGATCATGCCGCTCTTCTCGCTTTTCACGGAGTTTTCGATCATGAGCGCTTTCCGATTTGTTGCTGCCGCGATTTTGTCTCTCGCCCTCGCGGCGCCCGCATTCGCCGAGAGCGCGTCGCGCACGCGGCTCTTGTCTCGGCCCAATCCGACGAAGCTCGGCCAGACGGTGAAGCTCGTCGGCGAGGTCGACGGGCTCGGCGGTGCGCCGACGGGAACGGTGGGCTTTGCCGACGGCGCGATCACGCTCGGCGCGGGGCCGCTGTCGCCCTATGGCGCGGGGCAGGCGACTTTGTCGATGGGCGGTCAGCACAGTTGCGCCTTGCCTGCGGCAGGCGGCGTGAGCTGCTGGGGTCGAAACGATTATGGCCAGCTCGGCGACGGAACAATGGTCCGCCGAAGCAGTCCCGTCTCGGTGTCGGGTTTGCCGAGCGACATCGTCGCGATCTCGATGGGCGATGGCCACAGCTGCGCGTTGACCAGCGCCGGCGCCGTCGAATGCTGGGGCTGGAATCAAGTCGGGCAGCTCGGCGACGGGACTTATCCGAACCGGTCTGCGCCGGGCGTCGTGACGCGTCTTTCGAGCGGCGTCGTTGCGATCGCATCCGGCGACGTCCACAGCTGCGCGTTGACCAGCGTCGGCGCGGTGAAATGCTGGGGTTCGAATGTCGCGGGGCAGCTCGGCGCCGGAACGCCGACCTATCATCGCACCCCCATTGGCGTGACAGGGCTTCGGAGCGGCGTCGTCGCCATCGCTGGCGGAAACCAGCACAGTTGCGCGCTCGCCACCGCCGGCGCCGTAAAGTGCTGGGGCTCTAATTCCCACGGCCAGCTCGGCGATGGGACGACGGCGAATCGCGCGACGCCCGTCGCCGTGCCGAGCCTCTCGAGCGGCGTCGTCGCGATCACGGCGGGCTGGGGCCACAGCTGCGCGCTGACCAAGGCCGGCGCCGTCGTTTGCTGGGGCGACAACTCCAACGGTCAGATCGGCGACGGAACGACGACGACCCGTCACACCCCGGTCGTAGTGTCAGGTTTGACGAGCGGCGTCGTCGCGATCGCAACGGGCAGCAATCATAACTGCGCGCTCAAGGGCAACGGCGCTGTCCTGTGCTGGGGATCCAATCAAGACGGTGTGCTCGGCGACAGGACGATGACAAATCGGACGACGCCCGTCGCAGTGCCTGGCCACACACGAGGCGTCGTTGCGATCGCGCTGGGCTCCGATCACACCTGTGTGACGATCAGCTCCGGGGTCGTCAGATGCTGGGGCAGCGACGGGCTGGGTCAGCTCGGCGACGGAACGTTTCAGCGCCGCCGCCTCGCGCCCAAGCCGATTCCTGGTTTCACGGCGCTCGTCCGCGCGCGGGGGCATCTGCTGACCAACTCGCTCGCCGTCGGGACGCATGCGGTGCAGGCGAGCTATCCCGGCGATGCGGCGCATACGCCGTCTAGCGGAACGCAGTCGCTGACCGTCGTCCCGTGACGCCGGCTCGTCGCTGCTTCTCTCGGGCCTCTCGATTAACGGAGTTTCGAACATGAATGCCTTGCGATTTCTCGCAGTCGCAGCCCTTTCTCTCGCGCTCGCCGCGCCGGCTTTCGCAAAAAGCGCGTCGCGCGCGCGGCTCGTCACTCTGCCTGATCCGGCGAAGGCAAGCCAGGCGGTGTTGCTGCAAGCCGAGGTCGACGGCCGCCGCGGCGGCCCGTTGGGCTTGGTGAGCCTCACCGACGGCTCCGTGTCTTTGGGTTCGGCGAAATTGGCGCGCGCGGGAGCGCGGCAGGCGACCTTGTTCGCCGGAATTCGAGCCATATCGTCGCGATCGCGACCGGCCTTCATAGTTGCGTATTGACCAGCGCCGGCGCCGTCAAATGCTGGGGTCACAATTCCGAGGGCCAGCTCGGCGATGGAACGACACGCCCGTCGCCGTATCAAATCTTTCCGGCGGAGTCGCCGTGATCGCGCTCGGATTGGTTCATAGCTGCACGGTGACCATCGGCGGCGCCAAATGCTGGGGTTATAACTATGACGGCCAACTCGACGACGG
The sequence above is a segment of the Methylosinus trichosporium OB3b genome. Coding sequences within it:
- a CDS encoding aldose 1-epimerase family protein, producing the protein MSEPILLRAGDDDDAAVSPLGAQLSSWRARGAELLWSPDAAVWSETAPLLFPVVGWTRNGRARVGDREFPLGLHGFARHKRFALAERSETSARFVLDADAETLALYPFAFRLEARYALRPGELEVALRAINRDERPLPYAAGLHPGFRWPLAGSRAPHMIRFERAERPEVPVIAPGGLFSARRRPVPLDGAALPLTRELLAEEALCFLDAASRRLAYDNGAGANLCIELDDFPHIALWSRPPSPFLCIEAWTGHGDPEDFCGDLYEKPSMRILRPGESATHRATFRLRSEAE
- a CDS encoding DUF1465 family protein is translated as MAQASDLIGSMQPPVSFAERLAGSEAFGALFREGMALVEEAAAYLDGSGRDDAKSLPRPEALAYAAESMRLTTRLMQIASWLLLQRAVNQGEITRVQAASDKHKVRLSQQELASNPEIFSHLPEKLRDLAIHSLRLQARVIHLDQLIYGASVAPQRTTEPSPVEAQLQKLRNAFATGM
- the rpmE gene encoding 50S ribosomal protein L31 — translated: MKKEIHPEYHTIKVVMTDGSEYFTRSTWGSEGDILNLDIDPKTHPAWTGGSQQLLDRGGRLSRFNSRFGNMSFGKK
- the cpdR gene encoding cell cycle two-component system response regulator CpdR yields the protein MTEKISAKILLAEDDNDMRRFLVRALQTAGFAVKSFDNGLAAYDQLRVEPFELLLTDIVMPEMDGIELARRATELDPEIKVMFITGFAAVALNPDNQAPRQAKILSKPFHLRDLVNEVQRLLAA
- a CDS encoding N-formylglutamate amidohydrolase, giving the protein MSSEPLQDEDSAQAQDGAASPDAGIGAPFEVIEPEELVSPLVFSSPHSGDIYPAGFLASSRLDIASLRRSEDAHVHALFGLAPTAGAPLIKAHFPRAYLDLNREPYELDPRMFEDALPEFVNTRSLRVAAGLGTIPRVVADAREIYAERLRVDEALRRIDSLHKPYHAALRGLVERARRRFGVALLVDCHSMPSNVAKESQTPRGDKRKPDFVLGDRFGASCSAEIVETIEARLRQWGYHVQRNRPYAGGYITEHYGRPAAGSHAVQIEIARNLYMDENDLARNDAFELLVARLGELARLLAQTVGPREQRAAAE
- the hisN gene encoding histidinol-phosphatase, with the protein product MSAVDFEKFVERLADASGEAILPFFRTSLATEDKAHGGVFDPVTEADRAAEIAMRRLIESAFPSHGIVGEEFGDVRADAEYVWVLDPIDGTKSFICGLPLWGTLIGLTHNGRPCYGLMHQPFTRERFSGDGEAAYWRGPARRHAEPAWKAQQAAAAEERRKLSVRACASLADATLMTTSPKLIDESLRDAFFRVEAKTRLSRYGGDCYAYCALAAGHVDLVIETNLNPYDIVALIPIVEGAGGIVTTWDGGSAAQGGAIIAVGDRRIHEAAMRMLADG
- a CDS encoding four-helix bundle copper-binding protein; its protein translation is MERRQFVAAIGAAAAAASASRAFAQTTQGLAPGAPVHHHPAKYHALMETSAKCVSTGNECLRHCFGMLSMNDTSMADCTKASYDLVAACAALETLSAVNSSATPALAKTVYDVCMACKKECDRFPQYSECKNCGDACKACADECQRVSS
- a CDS encoding 3-deoxy-7-phosphoheptulonate synthase gives rise to the protein MPTETDDLRIVKIKELTPPAEIMRELPRSESASRVVASARAALREILRGRDDRLAVVIGPCSIHDADAALDYARRLAAARDEFADRLLIIMRVYFEKPRTTVGWKGLINDPRLDGSFDIETGLRLARRLLLEVNELGLPAGCEFLDMTTPQYTADLVGWGAIGARTTESQVHRELASGLSCPIGFKNGTDGNVRIAVDAALSAAQPHHFLAVTKDGRCAIAATRGNEDCHIILRGGKTPNHDAVSVAAACAEAEKSGVSPYVMVDASHANSGKKPENQPHVIDELAQRIEACERSVIGVMIESHLVGGRQDLVAGRPLVYGQSVTDGCLDWPRSLDCLRRLAEAVERRRAAAGAQIAAAV